A single window of Nicotiana tomentosiformis chromosome 1, ASM39032v3, whole genome shotgun sequence DNA harbors:
- the LOC104103040 gene encoding uncharacterized protein, translating to MERDGEGTVSSQTQRVNDGRSISPTRVRPGPDPFLVTCRLFSFITALAAILCIAVNVYSAVRSFKNGYDVFDGIFRCYAVLIAIIVVVAETEWGFFIKFWKVLEFSAGRGMLQIFVAVMTRAYPEDYGLRNDLILLRNIASYLLLTCGAIYIISGILCFGFIKRARQAKEVSREQAIKDLQDLERRREELEALLIQERA from the exons atggagAGAGACGGTGAAGGAACAGTGAGTTCACAGACGCAGAGGGTTAACGATGGTCGTTCAATTTCACCTACTAGAGTCCGACCCGGACCAGACCCATTCCTAGTGACTTGTAGATTATTCAGCTTTATTACTGCTTTAGCCGCTATTCTCTGCATTGCTGTTAATGTTTACTCTGCCGTAAGATCCTTTAAGAATGGATATGAC GTATTTGATGGAATTTTTCGCTGTTATGCGGTGCTGATTGCGATTATTGTGGTTGTTGCTGAGACCGAGTGGGGATTTTTCATCAAGTTCTGGAAG GTGTTGGAGTTTTCAGCTGGAAGGGGCATGCTACAGATCTT TGTTGCCGTTATGACCAGAGCTTACCCTGAAGATTATGGGCTAAGGAATGATCTCATTCTTCTCCGGAACATAGCTAGCTACTTGCTTCTCACCTGTGGTGCCATTTACATTATATCA GGAATTCTGTGCTTTGGCTTTATCAAACGTGCTCGCCAGGCGAAAGAAGTCTCCAGGGAGCAAGCCATAAAGGATCTGCAG GATTTGGAGCGTCGAAGAGAAGAGCTTGAAGCATTGTTGATACAAGAAAGGGCCTGA